CACGGTCGGCCCGGACCCCAGGCCAGGGCCGGCGGTTATGCTGATTCCCGGATTACTGAACGAGAATGCGGCGTTCGTTGTACATGCAAGGATGGGCAGCATGAGAGCCACAAAGATCAGAAAGTATGCCTTACTAAGCTTTATAATACAACTCCCCCTCAATCACATGAGTTACTAAAACAATTAATTTTAAATATATTAGTAATTGTTCGAGCGAAAAGAGGGAAAATCCATAAACAATAGCGCAGTAGGCTTGTTTTCTAAACTATGGGGCAATTACTGCTAGTTATAAGCCTCATTCGTCCGCCCTCTTTTTGTATCGTTCGAAGACGGTCTTACCCCGGTAGGTTATTTTGTAAACTCTGTGGTAGGGAATGCACGCGCCCGTGCCGAGCTCGAAGCAGAACCCTTCGAGGGCGGCGATATCGGCTCCCGATACGGCTTTCGAGTCTCCTGGCGCTCCCCGGTGTATGTAAAAGATAAGGGCTTCGTCGATGCTCTCGCCCTCTTTCCACTTTAGACGATTGAGGACGTCCCGGGGAGTGACCATGATAATAAGAAAAACGGGTATGATAAAAATATTATCGTTATTAAAAAAATGAATGTTTTACTCGCCCGCGAACTCCATCGGGTCCATTTCGCCCTTCAGGAAGGCGATGGTCCTTCTGGCCGCCGACAGGCACGGGGCCCCGCCCACGAGCATGGCGACGAAGAGGGCTTCCATGACCTCGTACTTGGACGCGCCGTGGAACATAGCGGCCTTCGCGTGGACGTCGACGCACTTTTCACACTGCATCTGGGCGGACATGCACATCGCTATCAGGCGCTTATTCTTCTCCGACACTGCGCCATCCTTGAGGATGACCTCGTCGAGCTTGGAGATCGTCTCGAACATCTCCGGGTCCGTATCCTTGATAAGCTCCAGAAGCTGTGGTACGTATCCTGTCCTCTTTGTAAATACTTCAAACTCCTTGTATGGCATGTTCTCTCCTCTTACCGCATGAGCTCCACTTGCACAGTGAGCTACTCGCTTAATTCAAAAATATGTAATAAACGTTTAAATGCTTACTGGTTGAAGCGGAAAACAGGCTTAATCGACACCCCTCATTCGGAACGGCTCGTCGAGCTCCTCGCTGTGGTATTTATAGTCGTCCGGCGATGGCCTGATCTCGACTACTTCGCCGCCGGGCGTTTTCTCGATGTAACGCCGTTTTTTTCGCGGAGGAAATGTCATGATAAGGACATTTCTGCGTACGGTAAAATCGTTTTGCGATAACTTTAACGAAATTTGCTGTGTTGAATAATAGCTGTTGTCTATTTGGATGACCCCTTTTAAGCCCGCAAAGCTTGCTAAGCCCGCGAAGACTATTCGAGCGCGAAGACCGCAAAGCTAACGCGAAGGCCACGAAGACTCTATTAAAGAAATTAATTATGCCCGCTGTGTTGAATTACTCTCGTCTTTTAAGCTTTTTAAGGGCACTGAGGGCCTTCATACACTCTGAGACTTAAAAGGGCATATTCGACACAGCAATTTCTTTAATAAGGTCTTCGCGGTCTTAAGCCGGAGAAGTGCACGACAAACAAGACTTATTCAATACAGCAACGAAATTTAAAGTAATTCTAAAGGGGAGGTATCTTAGAGAGGTTAGTATCCTTACATAGGATAAAAATCTTTCATGGTTTCGTGATACCAACCGGATAGATCCAGTGGCTACGGGGGATACGGCAAAGGACAAGGAGAGTATTGCTAAAAGAAAATCGATATCATCGTAGAGCCGCTACCATGTTCGTATTAGCTTTTTTCGGCCGCTCGTGGAGCCCGAGCCAGTACATGATCTCTTCCTTCTCGAGCGGGCCCACCCGGAAGTTCAGCTCCAGCTGTCGTATAAGCAGCCCGAGCTCCTCCGGCTCCCCTATCTCGATGCCATGAGCCACCTTCGAAGCGTCGAACCGGAAGCCCAGCACTTTGAGGGGCGCTAAGAATTTTTCATGGAAATCCCGGTTATCCATGCGGTCGTTCAGCTTGACATAGAGCTTGAACCCATCGCTGTCAAGCCATATGGATATGCTTGCCGTGGCGCTCATGATCAATAGTCTGCCCGGCCAGTATAAATGGCTAAAGCTAAAGTGCCGTGAAAGTAAAGCTGATTTTAAAATGAAATGCGAGGGGGCAGCCGGAGGATACTTCCACACCCTTAGAGGCTCATTGCATCACACCATGGGGGACATAGTTGACGGAATGCTAGCGCCCGGAGGTTATCATGAATATTTAACTCCGGCTACCACCTGATTAAATCGTTTTGATGGCGGTCAATTGTTGCCAATCGATAGTTTATCAAAGGGTAATATAAATTTTTCGATGACCCATAAAAAATTGGCGATTTGCCTTCCAAATTTATGATATATTTACATGGTTCAGCCTAAAACTGGAACATAATTTTTCAATTTATTCTACTCGCGTGCGACTTTCGATTGATTCTCCGGCCCGGGAAAGATATTAGCGGACATTAAGATGGCCCAGGCCCACCAGGACCCGATTGAGAATTCCCCGGACAGTCAGGTCGAATGGTATATCGACTGATCCGAGAAGTGCGAATAGCACTGCAAAATGCAATAGCGGTATGATGAACAGGATGTGCTACGCCGCCACTAAGCACCGGACATTGTGAGGTCTTCCTTTCCAGGCATTATATGTGTCCCAGGGCTTATACCCTGAATGGACGCGATCAATTATCAGCGCAAAATAGATCGCGAAGAATAGTGCCAAGAGTTTTTGTCTTGTTAAGGTCCATGTCCTGGCGAATTTTTATTCTTTATGAACTTAGAGCTTATTTACAAAAATAGCGTCTGTCATCACCGCTTTCGGTTAGTACCGTTGTTTTATTCTTAATGTCGGCCGGTCGCATCGTCAGGCCTTCCAGGGTGAAATGAATCGTAAGTTATAAATACGATTATTGTATAGATACTAAACAATAATGTATATCTACTAAACAATAACATGGTGAGCCAATGGCGAAAGAGGAATTCTTAAAGCTCATGGAGATCTGGGTCAGGATCCTCAACAAGATGGACGAGGCCGATACGCGAAAAAGAGATTACGGTACTGGCGGCGTCCTTTCTCCCGCGGAGATACATCTGGTCCAGGCCATTGGCATGAATCCGGGGATGAATGTCACCGATATGGCGAAAAATATGGGCGTGACAAAAGGAGCCGTCTCGCAGATGGTGAAAAAGCTGGAATCAAAAGGCCTGGCCGTTAAATATAGCAGCGCCGGTAACGAAAAAGAAGTCCTGTTAAAGCTAACCGCATCCGGCAAGGTCGCTCAAAACGGGCATGACCGATACCATGCGATGCTCGTTAATAGCGTGGAAAATTCGCTCGGCAACCTGGCCGAAGACGAGTTCCTGCTCCTCGAAAAGTTCCTCCTGGCCATGGAGAAATGCGCCGATGAATTTGATTGCGCAAGGTAATTTTTTTGAAATTATTGTTTAGCCGGTATACGAAATACATCAAAATAAGATGATAAGGTGATGAAACAATGGAACGATACGAACATGTATGCCCCGTCGAACACGCTGGGGGCCTCGATAGCCGTG
This genomic window from Methanocella sp. contains:
- a CDS encoding MarR family transcriptional regulator, giving the protein MAKEEFLKLMEIWVRILNKMDEADTRKRDYGTGGVLSPAEIHLVQAIGMNPGMNVTDMAKNMGVTKGAVSQMVKKLESKGLAVKYSSAGNEKEVLLKLTASGKVAQNGHDRYHAMLVNSVENSLGNLAEDEFLLLEKFLLAMEKCADEFDCAR
- a CDS encoding carboxymuconolactone decarboxylase family protein translates to MPYKEFEVFTKRTGYVPQLLELIKDTDPEMFETISKLDEVILKDGAVSEKNKRLIAMCMSAQMQCEKCVDVHAKAAMFHGASKYEVMEALFVAMLVGGAPCLSAARRTIAFLKGEMDPMEFAGE
- a CDS encoding DUF504 domain-containing protein encodes the protein MVTPRDVLNRLKWKEGESIDEALIFYIHRGAPGDSKAVSGADIAALEGFCFELGTGACIPYHRVYKITYRGKTVFERYKKRADE